The genome window GTAGTATTTATCGTTAAGTGTAGATGTAGGgagatattaaaatttttcgagtaagtttttaattattgtgaAACTACTTATGTACCAAGTGATTAAGCGATTATTCATCGTCAGGGATTTTTCCTTGATTTGAAACTTCAATACGAATATTGAATGATATATAATCGAAGTGtaatggaaattaatggaataaaGGAACATGTAAACGATTTTGCAGTAGAAATTTTTCTGTAATATTTTACAGTCTGATCCCATTCAGTTTAATAATtgacataaaataaaattgatttatcttTGACTAGTGGCTAAAGACTACCGCATCCCTCCTGTTATCTCGATGGAAGCTCCATTGATGTAGGAACTCTTCTTGGAGGCTAGGAACAGCACCAAGTCAGCGACTTCCTCTGGTTTTCCTATTCTTCCAAGTGCTATTCTCTTCTTGAACATTTCCCTCACTTCGCTGGGGATGGTTTCGATCATCGCAGTCTCAATGACACCTGGAAGCACCGCGTTGACCCTCACACCGAACCTGATCGggataaattataatattgtATATTAAAACCTTTAAACCCTCACTTCGCCCCGAAATTACTGAACAGGATGAAATTCGTACTTTCCGAATTCCATGGAAGCACTCCTCGTGAAAGCTTCGACCCCAGCTTTGGATGCACTATAGTTACACTGTCCAATATTCCCAGTCTTTCCAATAATCGAAGCTAGATTGACTACCGAACCCCCATGAGAGACATTCGCCTCGATCATGGAATTAACACAGGCTTTGGTCACGAGGAATGTTCCTCTCAAATTCACATCTATGACTTTGTCAAAATCTTCCACAGGAAGTTTAAGCAGAAAATTGTCTCTAGTTATCCCAGCAGCATTCACAACAATCGTTGGCACCCGGGAGAAGTGACCGATTGCTTTTTTCAGTGCATCGTCTACACTGGAAGCACTCGATACATCGATTTGAATGGGCAAATGATCAGAACTCGATAGTTCGGAAATTGTTTCTTTAGCTGTCGTGATATTTGCGTCAGCAGCTACTAGATCCGCACCCTCTTTTGCTAAAGCTCGACAGACAGCCCTTCCTATACCGCCGCCAGCCcctggattaaaaaaaaaaattctcattgctCGTTAAAGTTCAATTAAGTCATTAAATTCTAtctgaaaaatgataaacaatgGAAACTTCTTGAAATAGTATTATTGAAGCTATTGAAATTATGCGGATCTCTAAGCAATAAATTGAGATAACGTATCAAACGATTAAAAACCAAGAAAACACTACGTCATGAGCAAAACACGTAGATTTCAAAGCTCATTCCTACTTTTGAACACTCTGCATTCAAATTGGACAATCGTTTCCAAATGTTCTCCAACAGAGTTGAATTATTATGTTATTTAATATTGTTCATTCGAACCTGAGACGAAAGCAAGTTGTCCTCTCAGCATGTTCGACATCTCGGTCTGTCAATATTTACTTCTACTTTGCTATCAACATGTTGGAAGGGGACAGCAACCGAACGCCACCTTCACTCTCCACAAGTGGTCAAAGTCCATTAGATTATTGTTCATATTGAATGTTACCACATTCATCCGATTCAGCtggtaaatttaaattatgatGCTTTTCCAACTCCCTTGTTGGAGGGGCCCCGATTttaaagaggaaaaatcgagaaaGTGTCCGGATATTGTCCCTAGTTGGCGTTTCAAATTTTAGCGCTGAATTCTAGGGACATTGGAAATCGGTAGTCAGGGCAGGTGTtcaccggaaaaaaaaaagaatggcaCAGACGGTAAAGTTGGCAGGAGCGTATTTCCAGTTTACAGGAGTCCAGTTGCGCGAATAAATCGACGCAGTAGGTTGGGTTAATCGCCCACAATGGTTCACGAAGTTGTAATATGGCCGTAATCGGCATATCGAAATTCAGCTCGGTCAATGATAACCAAATATCGTCAAGATCGAACGGTCCGTGGTGTGTCGTCATTGCAGACGATATTACGTTCAACCGTCgacaaattatcaacaattgcgGCATTAAAAAGTCGCAAACAAATAAAGTTGTTAGATGCGTTATGTCTTCACCGTCACATCGCGGCAACAACCAACATTATGAGGGAGATATCAGTGATCCCGATGATGCTTATATTGATACTGATCCAGTCAGGTATGAATtacgaaatattcaaaatgtcATACACGTGACAAGACAGAATATTGATGCGTTGAACAGCCGTTTCGCTGCATTCCAGCATCCACCCTCGATATACCTGACTGAGTATCAAGAATTAACAAGTAAACTTCATGAGTTGGAATCTAAAGAGCACAAGCTCAATGAACTACTTAATTCGGCAAGTAGTGGTGCATCCGGTTGTGATGATTTGCAATTACCGGGGCGTTACAAGTGCCAGAGAACACCTCTCAAGTCATTACTCAGGGCACACTTGCCCAATCAACAGAGAACAAGTGTACAGGTAACTTCATTATCATTCAGTTATTTCCTGGTGTCTCACATTGAAGAAAATCTCATCCAACCTCGTCGTGGATGGAAGAGAATCTAATGGAaatcccaattttttattcttgagggctaatttaaaaattaattcgtaTGGATTTTCTCCTATTGTTCTCCAGGGAATCGAtggaactgatttttttttggcaaatTTAGGTGTTGTTGAGCTCTCAATATCGCCAGGGAtcgcaatttaattaatgcattagttttatgaattattggaCTTTTGAATTCAGGGTATGATTGCATAGAGTCGTTCGATATTCCTTTGATGAAGTTTGTACGTATGCAAAAATGCCGTAGGGAAGCTTACGAGTTTCCTGGAAAAGTATATAGTGGTTCTACTGAAATCCTCATTAAAATTCTATTTGTTTTTAGCCCAGATTTTACTTGATATGTCACATGAAAAAGTCAATAGATTCAGATGTTTTAGTTGAATTCTGCTCTAGGGATTTTATCTGTGGGAATTGAGGAGATGGAATAATATTTCGGAGGCTTGGAATATTAATGTGGAAGAGTTTCCACAGAATTTTCACTTGATTATTATCATATACTACATTTGTTAGTATGtcatgtagaaaaaaaaaatcaatagcatAATGGGATGGCTTTTTCCAAGAATTATATTATGTATGTCATTGTTTCGCTCCTCTATATTGCAAATTCCTCAGTTTTTAAACAcggaattgtttttatttagaaaaagGCAGTAGGTTTCCGGTTGTTTACTgaactattttca of Diachasmimorpha longicaudata isolate KC_UGA_2023 chromosome 3, iyDiaLong2, whole genome shotgun sequence contains these proteins:
- the LOC135160548 gene encoding estradiol 17-beta-dehydrogenase 8-like yields the protein MSNMLRGQLAFVSGAGGGIGRAVCRALAKEGADLVAADANITTAKETISELSSSDHLPIQIDVSSASSVDDALKKAIGHFSRVPTIVVNAAGITRDNFLLKLPVEDFDKVIDVNLRGTFLVTKACVNSMIEANVSHGGSVVNLASIIGKTGNIGQCNYSASKAGVEAFTRSASMEFGKFGVRVNAVLPGVIETAMIETIPSEVREMFKKRIALGRIGKPEEVADLVLFLASKKSSYINGASIEITGGMR